A DNA window from Pyrus communis chromosome 3, drPyrComm1.1, whole genome shotgun sequence contains the following coding sequences:
- the LOC137728787 gene encoding protein PSK SIMULATOR 1-like isoform X2 translates to MFPFVSEVSSLLGRAGTAGLGKAVEVLDTLGSSMTNLNPSSGFTSGVTTKGNKISILAFEVANTVVKGSNLMQSLSKDNIKHLKEVVLPSEGVQNLISRDMDELLRIAAADKREELKVFSGEVVRFGNRCKDPQWHNLDRYFEKLGSEITPQRQLKEDAETVMQQLMTLVLNTAELYHELHALDRFEQDYRRKLQEEDNSSTTQRGDSLAILRAELKSQKKHVRSLKKKSLWSRILEEVMEKLVDVVHFLHMEIHEAFGNADTDKPVKGSQNNHKKLGSAGLALHYANIITQIDLLVSRSSSVPSNTRDTLYQGLPPGVKSALRSKLQSFQLKEEHTIAEIKAEMEKTLRWLVPIATNTTKAHHGFGWVGEWANTGSEMNRKPAGQTDLLRIETLHHADKHRTESYILELVVWLHHLVNQTRVGNCGIRSPVKSPLCSPNQKAIQLCMNKTNCSSPILTVEDQEMLRYVSKRKLTPGISKSQEFDTSRTRFSKHNRLSKSSNHSPTSERRKDPFPIRRPSSVPIIDFDFDRSKALDVIDRVDTIRSI, encoded by the exons ATGTTCCCATTT GTATCAGAAGTAAGCTCCCTTTTGGGCAGGGCTGGTACTGCTGGCCTTGGGAAGGCAGTGGAAGTATTGGACACCCTTGGTAGTAGCATGACGAATTTGAATCCAAGCAGTGGTTTTACCTCAGGGGTGACAACAAAAGggaataaaatttcaattttggcttttgaaGTCGCAAACACAGTTGTCAAGGGTTCAAATTTAATGCAGTCCCTTTCTAAGGATAACATCAAACATCTAAAAGAGGTTGTGCTTCCTTCAGAAGGGGTACAGAATTTGATATCAAGAGATATGGATGAACTCCTGAGAATTGCTGCCGCTGACAAGAG AGAAGAGCTCAAAGTTTTCTCGGGAGAAGTAGTGCGTTTTGGAAATCGTTGTAAAGATCCTCAGTGGCATAATCTGGATCGCTATTTTGAAAA GTTGGGTTCAGAAATTACACCACAGAGGCAATTGAAGGAAGATGCAGAGACAGTGATGCAGCAATTGATGACGTTAGTTCTAAATACAGCT GAATTATATCATGAGTTACATgccttggacagatttgaacaAGATTATCGGCGGAAGCTTCAAGAGGAAGACAACTCAAGTACTACCCAAAGAG GAGATAGCCTTGCAATCTTGAGAGCAGAGTTGAAGAGTCAAAAGAAGCATGTCAGAAGTTTGAAGAAAAAATCACTTTGGTCCCGGATTTTGGAAGAG GTCATGGAGAAACTTGTCGATGTTGTTCATTTCTTACATATGGAGATTCATGAAGCATTTGGAAATGCAG ATACTGATAAACCTGTGAAAGGTTCTCAGAACAATCACAAAAAGTTGGGGTCTGCTGGTCTTGCCTTGCATTATGCAAATATTATCACTCAAATTGATCTTCTT GTGTCTCGATCAAGTTCTGTGCCTTCAAACACACGGGATACTTTATATCAGGGGCTCCCGCCTGGTGTGAAATCAGCTTTGCGCTCAAAACTACAGTCATTTCAGTTGAAGGAAGAG CATACAATCGCTGAAATTAAAGCTGAAATGGAGAAAACGTTGCGGTGGCTAGTTCCCATTGCCACTAACACAACCAA AGCTCATCATGGCTTTGGCTGGGTTGGAGAATGGGCAAACACTGG GTCCGAGATGAACCGAAAACCTGCTGGTCAAACTGACTTGCTGAGGATTGAGACACTGCACCATGCTGATAAACATAGAACCGAGTCATACATTCTTGAACTGGTTGTGTGGCTTCACCATCTCGTCAACCAAACGAGGGTTGGAAACTGTGGAATTAGATCTCCTGTTAAATCCCCTCTTTGCTCCCCCAACCAGAAGGCAATTCAGTTGTGTATGAACAAAACCAACTGCTCATCACCCATATTAACAGTTGAAGACCAAGAAATGCTTCGATATGTAAGTAAGAGAAAACTGACACCGGGGATTAGTAAGAGTCAAGAATTTGACACCTCAAGGACCAGGTTCAGCAAGCATAACCGGCTGAGCAAGAGTAGCAACCACTCCCCGACAAGTGAACGTAGGAAGGACCCATTTCCAATCAGGAGGCCATCCTCCGTTCCTATCATTGACTTTGATTTCGACCGGAGCAAAGCACTGGATGTCATTGATCGGGTGGACACAATTCGAAGTATTTGA
- the LOC137729221 gene encoding protein-tyrosine-phosphatase PTP1-like has translation MAATASSAAPQPLPSLKVSADSPPPKLALTPDQYKYCSQALKLLKEKLQMPDHINQEFAQLQAKRITLSEMKRNCTVALDSVNSSKNRYTDVVPFDKNRVVLNSCKDYRPSARGYINASLIATSSSKSISRFIATQGPLPHTYEDFWEMVLEQRCPVVIMLTRLVDCYTMVKCGDYFQAEDGPREFGNICISTKWLRTTDTSLVLRLLEVNYKESEEPPMSVLHIQYPEWPDHGVPKNTFVVREILKRIYQVPPNLGPIVVHCSAGIGRTGTYCTIHNAVQRILAGDMSALNLVDTITTFRSQRIGMVQTLEQYIFCYSAIVDELEELMSDLNSKMNSK, from the exons ATGGCCGCCACCGCCTCTTCCGCCGCACCCCAACCCCTCCCTTCCTTGAAAGTCTCGGCCGATTCTCCGCCTCCGAAACTCGCGCTCACCCCCGATCAGTACAAGTACTGCTCTCAGGCTCTCAAGCTCTTAAAAGAAAAGCTCCAGATGCCTGACCATATCAACCAGGAGTTCGCTCAGCTACAG GCCAAGAGGATCACATTATCTGAGATGAAGAGGAACTGCACTGTGGCTCTTGACAGTGTCAATTCCAGCAAAAACCGATACACTGATGTCGTACCAT TTGACAAAAATAGGGTTGTTCTCAACTCCTGTAAGGATTACAGACCTTCTGCGCGGGGCTACATCAACGCCAGCTTAATCGCG ACTAGTTCCTCCAAAAGCATTTCTCGGTTTATAGCAACACAAGGTCCACTTCCGCACACATATGAGGATTTCTGGGAGATGGTACTTGAGCAACGCTGCCCGGTGGTTATCATGCTTACTCGCTTAGTTGACTGTTACACG ATGGTTAAATGTGGAGATTATTTTCAGGCTGAAGATGGCCCTAGGGAATTCGGTAACATATGTATAAGCACCAAGTGGCTAAGAACTACTGACACTTCATTAGTGTTGCGCCTTTTGGAGGTTAACTACAAAGAG TCCGAAGAACCACCCATGTCTGTTTTGCATATTCAGTATCCTGAATGGCCTGACCATGGAGTTCCAAAGAACACATTTGTGGTCCGTGAAATCTTGAAAAGAATATATCAAGTACCACCAAACCTTGGCCCAATTGTGGTGCATTGCAG TGCAGGTATTGGGAGAACTGGAACATACTGCACAATTCATAATGCAGTACAAAGAATTCTTGCTGGGGACATGTCTGCGTTAAATCTTGTTGATACAATAACCACATTTAGGTCTCAGCGAATTGGAATGGTCCAGACACTG GAGCAATATATTTTCTGTTATTCTGCCATAGTTGATGAATTGGAAGAGCTCATGTCAGATTTGAATAGCAAAATGAACTCAAAATAG
- the LOC137728787 gene encoding protein PSK SIMULATOR 1-like isoform X1, translating into MKYTLWLINTMGGMCSKTRRSTVDDVNVNNAPNGGIPTANGHPSNGSRGLPPKLNSNSTPSPVSEGVDKQLRDPFMLPETNNMVPYGLITDDVNDGIPHLSRTLSHKNRSTKSKQAVAKVSEVSSLLGRAGTAGLGKAVEVLDTLGSSMTNLNPSSGFTSGVTTKGNKISILAFEVANTVVKGSNLMQSLSKDNIKHLKEVVLPSEGVQNLISRDMDELLRIAAADKREELKVFSGEVVRFGNRCKDPQWHNLDRYFEKLGSEITPQRQLKEDAETVMQQLMTLVLNTAELYHELHALDRFEQDYRRKLQEEDNSSTTQRGDSLAILRAELKSQKKHVRSLKKKSLWSRILEEVMEKLVDVVHFLHMEIHEAFGNADTDKPVKGSQNNHKKLGSAGLALHYANIITQIDLLVSRSSSVPSNTRDTLYQGLPPGVKSALRSKLQSFQLKEEHTIAEIKAEMEKTLRWLVPIATNTTKAHHGFGWVGEWANTGSEMNRKPAGQTDLLRIETLHHADKHRTESYILELVVWLHHLVNQTRVGNCGIRSPVKSPLCSPNQKAIQLCMNKTNCSSPILTVEDQEMLRYVSKRKLTPGISKSQEFDTSRTRFSKHNRLSKSSNHSPTSERRKDPFPIRRPSSVPIIDFDFDRSKALDVIDRVDTIRSI; encoded by the exons ATGAAATATACTTTGTGGCTTATCAACACAATGGGTGGGATGTGCTCCAAGACGAGGAGATCGACTGTAGACGATGTCAATGTAAATAATGCCCCCAATGGAGGCATTCCTACTGCTAATGGCCATCCTAGTAATGGATCTCGTGGTCTGCCCCCGAAATTGAATTCCAATTCGACTCCATCCCCAGTTAGTGAAGGCGTGGATAAACAATTGCGAGACCCATTTATGTTGCCGGAGACAAATAATATGGTACCTTATGGGCTCATTACAGATGATGTCAACGACGGGATTCCTCACTTGTCGAGGACCTTATCGCACAAAAATAGATCTACCAAGTCTAAGCAGGCTGTGGCAAAG GTATCAGAAGTAAGCTCCCTTTTGGGCAGGGCTGGTACTGCTGGCCTTGGGAAGGCAGTGGAAGTATTGGACACCCTTGGTAGTAGCATGACGAATTTGAATCCAAGCAGTGGTTTTACCTCAGGGGTGACAACAAAAGggaataaaatttcaattttggcttttgaaGTCGCAAACACAGTTGTCAAGGGTTCAAATTTAATGCAGTCCCTTTCTAAGGATAACATCAAACATCTAAAAGAGGTTGTGCTTCCTTCAGAAGGGGTACAGAATTTGATATCAAGAGATATGGATGAACTCCTGAGAATTGCTGCCGCTGACAAGAG AGAAGAGCTCAAAGTTTTCTCGGGAGAAGTAGTGCGTTTTGGAAATCGTTGTAAAGATCCTCAGTGGCATAATCTGGATCGCTATTTTGAAAA GTTGGGTTCAGAAATTACACCACAGAGGCAATTGAAGGAAGATGCAGAGACAGTGATGCAGCAATTGATGACGTTAGTTCTAAATACAGCT GAATTATATCATGAGTTACATgccttggacagatttgaacaAGATTATCGGCGGAAGCTTCAAGAGGAAGACAACTCAAGTACTACCCAAAGAG GAGATAGCCTTGCAATCTTGAGAGCAGAGTTGAAGAGTCAAAAGAAGCATGTCAGAAGTTTGAAGAAAAAATCACTTTGGTCCCGGATTTTGGAAGAG GTCATGGAGAAACTTGTCGATGTTGTTCATTTCTTACATATGGAGATTCATGAAGCATTTGGAAATGCAG ATACTGATAAACCTGTGAAAGGTTCTCAGAACAATCACAAAAAGTTGGGGTCTGCTGGTCTTGCCTTGCATTATGCAAATATTATCACTCAAATTGATCTTCTT GTGTCTCGATCAAGTTCTGTGCCTTCAAACACACGGGATACTTTATATCAGGGGCTCCCGCCTGGTGTGAAATCAGCTTTGCGCTCAAAACTACAGTCATTTCAGTTGAAGGAAGAG CATACAATCGCTGAAATTAAAGCTGAAATGGAGAAAACGTTGCGGTGGCTAGTTCCCATTGCCACTAACACAACCAA AGCTCATCATGGCTTTGGCTGGGTTGGAGAATGGGCAAACACTGG GTCCGAGATGAACCGAAAACCTGCTGGTCAAACTGACTTGCTGAGGATTGAGACACTGCACCATGCTGATAAACATAGAACCGAGTCATACATTCTTGAACTGGTTGTGTGGCTTCACCATCTCGTCAACCAAACGAGGGTTGGAAACTGTGGAATTAGATCTCCTGTTAAATCCCCTCTTTGCTCCCCCAACCAGAAGGCAATTCAGTTGTGTATGAACAAAACCAACTGCTCATCACCCATATTAACAGTTGAAGACCAAGAAATGCTTCGATATGTAAGTAAGAGAAAACTGACACCGGGGATTAGTAAGAGTCAAGAATTTGACACCTCAAGGACCAGGTTCAGCAAGCATAACCGGCTGAGCAAGAGTAGCAACCACTCCCCGACAAGTGAACGTAGGAAGGACCCATTTCCAATCAGGAGGCCATCCTCCGTTCCTATCATTGACTTTGATTTCGACCGGAGCAAAGCACTGGATGTCATTGATCGGGTGGACACAATTCGAAGTATTTGA
- the LOC137729302 gene encoding protein WHAT'S THIS FACTOR 9, mitochondrial: protein MSPIYVAVRRSLPKSHPQSSHHRHTLHRTFFIDTTTTKWVRDRGLDHAVEREKNLRPLINIKNFIKSEPSKSLPISIIAQNRESLMIPTRSIEFIRKYPSIFEEFLPGGVAVHPHVRLTAQVLDLDTEEELMYQSESYKQDVADRLLKLLMLVRTNKLPLNVIDRLKWDLGLPHDFERTLVPEYPDYFNVVARKSSASGSESLRDLELVYWKNEFASSVIQKKALAMEKKASARKKKAMSGDSASKEESQIVFPMEFSRGFEVDKKFKKWIDEWQKLAYVSPYENAAHLSSKSDESDKWAVAVLHELLHILVPKKTDRENILCLGEHLGLRSRFKQALHNHPGIFYLSNKIGTYTVVLREGYKRGVIVEDHPLTNMRSQYIHLMNTVKEDSKTINLPGKRTQENKKVIHAKGNDEEEEHDETEDQQEGELCDSSDDEVEPDDVDDDSDEEDEDQSETNVEQNAINNRGRRGRKSNFDGKAPFKNAERGRLDSRRARKSDYDMKEPSRNAERGRSDGRRARNSDFDGTAPFRNSERGRSDGRKARKSDFDGTAPSRNAERGRSDGRRRSDFDVKEPSRNSERGRDGTQHPGKSGDGVYSETSRGTQTHLRHDNVRGRLNLSRSKGRSLPEKNTSA from the coding sequence ATGTCTCCAATATACGTCGCCGTCCGCCGCTCTCTCCCAAAATCACATCCTCAGTCCTCCCACCACCGCCACACCCTCCACAGAACCTTCTTCAtcgacaccaccaccacaaaatgGGTCCGAGACCGAGGCCTCGACCACGCCGTCGAGAGGGAGAAGAACCTCAGGCCACTGATCAACATCAAGAACTTCATCAAATCAGAGCCGTCCAAGTCCCTCCCCATTTCCATCATCGCTCAAAACAGAGAATCTCTCATGATACCCACCCGCTCCATCGAATTCATCCGCAAATACCCTTCGATTTTCGAGGAATTTCTCCCCGGCGGCGTTGCAGTCCACCCCCATGTCCGGCTCACTGCCCAAGTGCTCGATCTCGACACTGAAGAAGAGCTCATGTACCAGAGTGAGAGCTACAAGCAGGACGTCGCTGACCGGCTTTTGAAGCTCCTAATGCTGGTAAGAACCAATAAACTGCCCCTAAATGTGATTGATCGCTTGAAATGGGATCTGGGGCTTCCTCATGATTTTGAGAGAACCTTAGTCCCTGAGTATCCGGACTATTTTAATGTCGTAGCTCGCAAAAGTTCGGCTTCTGGGTCCGAAAGTTTGCGGGATTTGGAGTTGGTGTATTGGAAAAATGAATTCGCAAGTTCGGTTATACAGAAGAAAGCTTTAGCTATGGAGAAGAAGGCTTCTGCTAGGAAGAAGAAGGCAATGAGTGGGGATTCTGCTTCAAAGGAGGAAAGTCAAATTGTTTTTCCTATGGAGTTTTCGAGAGGTTTTGAGGTGGATAAGAAGTTCAAGAAGTGGATTGATGAGTGGCAGAAGTTGGCTTATGTGTCTCCATATGAAAATGCAGCTCATCTTTCTTCAAAGAGTGACGAATCAGATAAGTGGGCGGTCGCGGTTCTGCACGAGCTTCTGCATATTTTGGTTCCGAAGAAGACGGACAGGGAGAATATCCTGTGTCTTGGAGAACATTTGGGTCTTCGGTCAAGGTTTAAGCAAGCATTACACAATCACCCGggtatattttatttgtcaaacAAGATAGGAACTTATACTGTTGTTTTGAGAGAGGGGTATAAGAGgggtgtgattgttgaagatcATCCATTAACGAATATGAGAAGCCAGTATATTCACCTTATGAATACGGTAAAGGAAGATAGTAAAACGATCAACTTGCCAGGTAAACGAACTCAAGAAAACAAGAAGGTAATTCATGCTAAAGGAAACGATGAAGAGGAAGAGCATGATGAAACTGAGGACCAGCAGGAAGGGGAGTTGTGTGATTCATCTGATGATGAAGTTGAGCCTGATGATGTTGACGATGAtagtgatgaagaagatgaagatcagAGTGAGACAAATGTTGAACAAAATGCTATCAATAACAGAGGACGAAGAGGTAGGAAGTCTAATTTTGATGGGAAAGCACCTTTCAAAAATGCTGAAAGAGGAAGGTTGGACAGCAGAAGAGCTAGGAAATCTGATTATGATATGAAAGAGCCTTCCAGAAATGCTGAAAGAGGAAGGTCAGATGGAAGAAGAGCTAggaactctgattttgatgggACAGCACCTTTCAGAAATTCTGAAAGAGGAAGGTCGGATGGAAGAAAAGCTAGGAAGTCGGATTTTGATGGCACAGCACCTTCCAGAAATGCTGAAAGAGGAAGGTCGGATGGAAGAAGAAGATCTGATTTTGATGTGAAAGAACCTTCCAGAAACTCCGAAAGGGGTAGGGATGGTACACAGCACCCTGGTAAGAGTGGAGATGGGGTCTATTCGGAAACTTCTAGAGGAACACAAACTCATTTGAGGCATGATAATGTAAGAGGAAGATTGAATTTATCTCGAAGCAAGGGGAGGTCATTACCAGAAAAGAACACTAGTGCTTAG
- the LOC137727677 gene encoding protein DETOXIFICATION 54-like yields MALMVAPALLCKCEQVGNELGCGKPYKARLPAMVALGCAFVIGIINVTWIVILRVRWAGLFTKDELVKALVASVMPIMGLRELGNCPQTTDCGILRGTARPVVGASINLGSFYFVGTPVAVGLAFWLKVRFGGLWFRLLSAQVACAVSILYVVVARTDWEAESLKAKMLTGLEMGDYKNEGQGHEKDEEESKGLLMIKGGDDFI; encoded by the exons ATGGCATTGATGGTTGCACCTGCATTGTTATGTAAG TGTGAGCAG GTTGGGAATGAGCTTGGTTGTGGGAAGCCATACAAGGCGAGGTTACCAGCGATGGTGGCATTGGGATGTGCATTTGTGATCGGCATCATCAACGTGACGTGGATAGTGATTTTAAGAGTAAGGTGGGCAGGCCTCTTCACCAAGGACGAGCTCGTCAAAGCCTTGGTTGCATCAGTCATGCCAATCATGGGGCTTCGTGAGTTAGGCAACTGCCCCCAAACCACTGACTGTGGCATCCTACGTGGCACGGCACGCCCGGTTGTGGGTGCCAGCATTAATTTGGGGTCGTTCTACTTCGTGGGCACCCCTGTGGCAGTCGGGCTTGCCTTCTGGCTCAAGGTAAGGTTTGGCGGGCTCTGGTTCAGGCTTTTATCTGCTCAGGTGGCGTGTGCTGTGTCCATTCTGTATGTTGTGGTGGCAAGGACTGATTGGGAGGCAGAGTCGTTGAAGGCGAAGATGTTGACCGGGCTAGAAATGGGTGACTACAAAAACGAAGGACAAGGGcatgagaaagatgaagaagaaagcAAAGGGTTATTGATGATAAAAGGTGGAGATGATTTTATTTAG